One region of Peromyscus eremicus chromosome 4, PerEre_H2_v1, whole genome shotgun sequence genomic DNA includes:
- the Tubb4b gene encoding tubulin beta-4B chain, whose product MREIVHLQAGQCGNQIGAKFWEVISDEHGIDPTGTYHGDSDLQLERINVYYNEATGGKYVPRAVLVDLEPGTMDSVRSGPFGQIFRPDNFVFGQSGAGNNWAKGHYTEGAELVDSVLDVVRKEAESCDCLQGFQLTHSLGGGTGSGMGTLLISKIREEYPDRIMNTFSVVPSPKVSDTVVEPYNATLSVHQLVENTDETYCIDNEALYDICFRTLKLTTPTYGDLNHLVSATMSGVTTCLRFPGQLNADLRKLAVNMVPFPRLHFFMPGFAPLTSRGSQQYRALTVPELTQQMFDAKNMMAACDPRHGRYLTVAAVFRGRMSMKEVDEQMLNVQNKNSSYFVEWIPNNVKTAVCDIPPRGLKMSATFIGNSTAIQELFKRISEQFTAMFRRKAFLHWYTGEGMDEMEFTEAESNMNDLVSEYQQYQDATAEEEGEFEEEAEEEVA is encoded by the exons ATGAGGGAGATCGTGCACCTGCAGGCTGGGCAGTGCGGCAACCAGATTGGCGCCAAG TTCTGGGAGGTGATCAGCGACGAGCATGGCATTGATCCTACCGGCACGTACCACGGAGATAGCGACCTCCAGCTGGAGCGTATCAACGTGTACTACAACGAGGCCACCG GTGGCAAGTATGTCCCCCGTGCCGTGCTCGTGGACTTGGAGCCGGGCACCATGGACTCGGTGCGCTCAGGGCCCTTCGGGCAGATCTTCAGACCTGATAACTTCGTCTTCG GTCAGAGTGGGGCTGGGAACAACTGGGCCAAGGGACACTACACAGAAGGCGCAGAGCTGGTTGACTCGGTGTTGGACGTTGTGaggaaggaagctgagagctgTGACTGCCTGCAGGGCTTCCAGCTGACCCACTCCCTGGGTGGGGGGACTGGGTCTGGGATGGGTACCCTCCTTATCAGCAAGATCCGGGAGGAGTACCCGGACAGAATCATGAACACCTTCAGTGTGGTACCTTCCCCTAAGGTGTCGGACACAGTGGTTGAGCCCTACAATGCCACCCTTTCAGTACACCAGCTTGTTGAAAACACAGATGAGACCTATTGCATTGATAATGAAGCACTCTATGACATCTGTTTCAGAACCCTAAAGCTGACCACACCCACTTATGGCGACCTGAACCATCTAGTGTCCGCCACTATGAGTGGGGTAACCACTTGCCTGCGATTCCCTGGCCAGCTAAATGCTGACCTGCGGAAGCTGGCTGTAAATATGGTGCCCTTCCCTCGCCTGCACTTCTTCATGCCTGGCTTTGCCCCCTTGACCAGCCGAGGTAGCCAGCAGTACCGTGCCCTGACAGTTCCTGAGCTCACCCAGCAGATGTTTGATGCCAAGAACATGATGGCTGCCTGTGATCCCCGCCATGGGCGCTACTTGACCGTGGCTGCCGTGTTCAGGGGCCGCATGTCTATGAAGGAGGTGGACGAACAGATGCTTAACGTCCAgaacaagaacagcagctactTTGTTGAGTGGATCCCCAACAATGTGAAAACAGCTGTCTGTGACATTCCACCTCGGGGCCTAAAAATGTCCGCCACCTTCATCGGCAACAGCACCGCCATTCAGGAGCTGTTTAAGCGCATCTCAGAGCAGTTCACAGCCATGTTCCGACGCAAGGCCTTCCTGCACTGGTACACGGGTGAGGGCATGGATGAGATGGAGTTCACCGAGGCTGAGAGCAACATGAATGACCTGGTGTCCGAGTACCAGCAGTACCAGGATGCCACggctgaggaggagggagagtttgaggaggaggctgaggaggaggtgGCCTAG
- the Rnf224 gene encoding RING finger protein 224: protein MLQPEGPQALEEGAALTAPRNDCVICYSAYDLSVHLPRRLYCGHTFCQACMRRLDTPAHEQHWIPCPQCRQSTPMPRGGVTMLDLDLAAFLAVKAEREPSRVEPRSSVPLKVSATITQQPAEFYPTLRPQPHFPQPGCCCCGWGRLCWYPPGNAEV from the coding sequence ATGCTGCAGCCTGAAGGCCCCCAAGCCTTGGAGGAAGGGGCAGCCCTGACCGCCCCACGGAATGACTGCGTCATCTGCTACTCTGCCTATGACCTGTCAGTACACTTGCCTCGCCGCCTCTACTGTGGCCACACCTTCTGCCAGGCATGCATGCGGCGGCTGGACACCCCAGCCCACGAACAACACTGGATCCCCTGCCCACAGTGCCGTCAAAGTACCCCTATGCCCCGAGGAGGGGTGACCATGTTGGACCTGGACCTAGCTGCCTTTTTGGCAGTCAAAGCTGAACGGGAACCATCAAgagtagaacccaggtcctctgtccCCCTCAAAGTCAGCGCCACCATCACTCAGCAGCCAGCCGAATTCTACCCCACCTTGCGCCCCCAACCCCACTTTCCCCAGCCTGGATGCTGTTGCTGTGGCTGGGGAAGACTGTGCTGGTATCCCCCTGGGAACGCTGAGGTCTGA
- the Rnf208 gene encoding RING finger protein 208, producing MPADPGPEVGSGWPGLLMSCLKGPHVILKMEAMKIVHPEKFPELPAATPCFPPAPRPTPTLAPKRAWPSDTEIIVNQACGGDMPTLEGAPHTPPLPRRPRKGSSELGFPRVAPVDEVIVNQYVIRPGPTASAPSSSGPSVAGEPLECPTCGHTYNVTQRRPRVLSCLHSVCEQCLQILYESCPKYKFISCPTCHRETVLFTDYGLAALAVNTSILSRLPPEALTAPSGGQWGGESEGSCYQTFRQYCGAACTCHVRNPLSACSIM from the coding sequence ATGCCAGCTGACCCTGGGCCCGAGGTGGGCAGTGGATGGCCGGGCCTCCTCATGTCCTGCCTGAAAGGCCCCCATGTCATCCTCAAAATGGAGGCCATGAAGATTGTCCACCCTGAAAAGTTCCCTGAGCTCCCGGCGGCCACCCCCTGCTTCCCACCTGCACCCAGGCCCACTCCCACGCTGGCACCCAAGCGTGCTTGGCCCTCAGATACAGAGATCATTGTCAACCAGGCATGTGGGGGGGACATGCCTACCTTGGAAGGAGCACCCCACACTCCACCCTTGCCAAGGCGGCCCCGCAAAGGCAGTTCTGAATTGGGCTTCCCCCGGGTGGCACCAGTGGATGAGGTCATTGTAAATCAATATGTGATTCGACCTGGCCCAACAGCCTCTGCACCTTCATCATCTGGGCCCTCGGTAGCAGGTGAGCCCCTGGAATGCCCCACCTGTGGGCACACATACAACGTCACTCAGCGGCGGCCCCGTGTGCTGTCTTGCCTGCACTCTGTGTGTGAGCAGTGCCTGCAGATTCTTTACGAGTCTTGCCCCAAGTACAAGTTTATCTCATGTCCCACCTGCCACCGTGAGACTGTGCTCTTCACTGACTATGGCCTGGCTGCACTGGCTGTCAACACGTCCATCCTCAGCCGTTTGCCACCTGAAGCCCTGACTGCCCCATCCGGTGGCCAGTGGGGGGGTGAGTCTGAAGGCAGCTGCTACCAGACCTTCCGGCAGTACTGTGGGGCTGCATGCACCTGCCATGTGCGGAACCCACTGTCAGCCTGTTCCATCATGTAG
- the Stpg3 gene encoding protein STPG3 isoform X2 yields the protein MNFDQKAVKFLANFYINGGKHWTRGPLSQQPLHPTQPEAAVLWWDQELEAAWNEMWPPKAKRAPSGFRSKMSTPKESTSTCAETLRDLLQERRPPILTDLDVPGPTKYEVPSASLRESSPHPQYTMGHKYPGREGGGRRAWQTLWLQSESPFTQKTDFNRERKWPSPAEYRPLSQPAFPAFSFGGRRRSVVKIPRDLRPGMLRARGPCAYTPLLAASQPSGEKRPSPNTYNILPGYRLQSTRSPAFSMSRSPAFVSWVSSSRTPGPAAYYVEDCYNSRFPSPPGVVIQGVRRPKRHDTGPFCTL from the exons ATGAACTTTGACCAGAAGGCTGTGAAATTCCTGGCAAATTTTTACATCAATGGAGGCAAACACTGGACCCGGGGTCCCCTGAGTCAGCAACCTCTTCATCCCACCCA GCCCGAGGCTGCTGTGCTGTGGTGGGaccaggagcttgaggcagcctgGAACGAGATGTGGCCCCCAAAGGCAAAGAGGGCCCCAAGTGGCTTCAGGTCAAAAATGAGCACCCCCAAAGAGTCCACATCTACCTGCGCAGAGACCCTGAGGGATCTGT TGCAAGAGCGACGCCCTCCGATCCTGACTGACCTGGATGTCCCGGGCCCCACCAAGTATGAAGTGCCCAGTGCTTCTCTTCGGGAGTCCTCTCCACATCCCCAGTACACCATGGGCCACAAGTACCCTGGTCGAG AGGGTGGTGGCCGTAGGGCGTGGCAGACCTTGTGGCTCCAAAGTGAAAGCCCCTTCACGCAGAAGACCGACTTCAACCGAGAGCGAAAG TGGCCATCGCCCGCCGAGTACAGGCCGCTGAGCCAGCCTGCCTTCCCGGCCTTCAGCTTTGGAGGCCGCCGCCGCTCTGTTGTCAAGATACCCAGGGATTTGCGCCCAGGGATGCTACGAGCCCGAGGTCCTTGTGCCTATACCCCACTCTTGGCTGCCTCACAGCCCTCTGGCGAGAAGCGACCCAGCCCCAACACCTATAACATCCTTCCTGGGTACCGTCTGCAGAGTACACGCTCACCTGCCTTCTCCATGAGTCGCTCCCCTGCGTTTGTCTCCTGGGTCAGCTCCT CCCGAACCCCAGGTCCGGCTGCCTACTACGTGGAAGACTGCTACAACTCACGCTTCCCATCTCCGCCTGGAGTGGTCATCCAAGGAGTGCGCAGGCCCAAGCGTCACGACACAGGCCCCTTCTGCACACTGTAG
- the LOC131909028 gene encoding ring finger protein-like: protein MALQGARTSDSKPELGARDPTGAWALSTMEEQEEGEGQVEEECPICTEPYGPDEHHPALLNCGHSLCVGCLHQLLGMTPRADLGRVCCPLCRQKTPMLEWEICQLQEELLRADGPQRPVPAASTTPLRPGPGPWGSLEHRYRLRFLAGPVGGRSCLPFLPCPPSLGTWLWTLRERGPCARRLSLLSLLALELLGLVLIFMPLMLLGVFFMLLDRSGR from the coding sequence ATGGCCCTCCAAGGTGCCAGGACTTCAGACAGTAAGCCTGAACTGGGGGCCAGAGATCCAACTGGTGCCTGGGCCCTGTCAACtatggaggagcaggaagagggtgaGGGACAGGTAGAGGAGGAATGCCCCATCTGCACTGAGCCTTACGGGCCTGATGAACACCACCCGGCCTTGCTGAACTGTGGTCACAGCCTGTGTGTGGGCTGCCTGCACCAGCTGTTAGGCATGACCCCCAGAGCTGACCTGGGCCGTGTGTGCTGTCCACTGTGTCGTCAGAAGACACCCATGCTAGAGTGGGAGATCTGTCAGCTGCAGGAGGAACTGCTTAGAGCTGATGGACCCCAGCGCCCAGTGCCCGCTGCATCCACCACGCCCCTGCGCCCTGGCCCTGGGCCTTGGGGATCCTTAGAACACCGCTACCGGCTACGTTTCCTGGCAGGGCCTGTGGGAGGCCGGAGCTGCCTCCCCTTCCTACCCTGTCCTCCCAGCCTAGGTACCTGGCTGTGGACACTGCGAGAACGTGGCCCATGTGCCCGCCGTCTGTCACTGCTGAGCCTGCTGGCATTAGAACTGCTGGGGCTGGTGCTCATCTTCATGCCACTCATGTTACTAGGAGTGTTCTTCATGCTCCTAGACCGTTCCGGCCGCTAA
- the Stpg3 gene encoding protein STPG3 isoform X1 yields MNFDQKAVKFLANFYINGGKHWTRGPLSQQPLHPTQPEAAVLWWDQELEAAWNEMWPPKAKRAPSGFRSKMSTPKESTSTCAETLRDLLQERRPPILTDLDVPGPTKYEVPSASLRESSPHPQYTMGHKYPGREGGGRRAWQTLWLQSESPFTQKTDFNRERKWPSPAEYRPLSQPAFPAFSFGGRRRSVVKIPRDLRPGMLRARGPCAYTPLLAASQPSGEKRPSPNTYNILPGYRLQSTRSPAFSMSRSPAFVSWPEPQVRLPTTWKTATTHASHLRLEWSSKECAGPSVTTQAPSAHCRPIGCRLQS; encoded by the exons ATGAACTTTGACCAGAAGGCTGTGAAATTCCTGGCAAATTTTTACATCAATGGAGGCAAACACTGGACCCGGGGTCCCCTGAGTCAGCAACCTCTTCATCCCACCCA GCCCGAGGCTGCTGTGCTGTGGTGGGaccaggagcttgaggcagcctgGAACGAGATGTGGCCCCCAAAGGCAAAGAGGGCCCCAAGTGGCTTCAGGTCAAAAATGAGCACCCCCAAAGAGTCCACATCTACCTGCGCAGAGACCCTGAGGGATCTGT TGCAAGAGCGACGCCCTCCGATCCTGACTGACCTGGATGTCCCGGGCCCCACCAAGTATGAAGTGCCCAGTGCTTCTCTTCGGGAGTCCTCTCCACATCCCCAGTACACCATGGGCCACAAGTACCCTGGTCGAG AGGGTGGTGGCCGTAGGGCGTGGCAGACCTTGTGGCTCCAAAGTGAAAGCCCCTTCACGCAGAAGACCGACTTCAACCGAGAGCGAAAG TGGCCATCGCCCGCCGAGTACAGGCCGCTGAGCCAGCCTGCCTTCCCGGCCTTCAGCTTTGGAGGCCGCCGCCGCTCTGTTGTCAAGATACCCAGGGATTTGCGCCCAGGGATGCTACGAGCCCGAGGTCCTTGTGCCTATACCCCACTCTTGGCTGCCTCACAGCCCTCTGGCGAGAAGCGACCCAGCCCCAACACCTATAACATCCTTCCTGGGTACCGTCTGCAGAGTACACGCTCACCTGCCTTCTCCATGAGTCGCTCCCCTGCGTTTGTCTCCTGG CCCGAACCCCAGGTCCGGCTGCCTACTACGTGGAAGACTGCTACAACTCACGCTTCCCATCTCCGCCTGGAGTGGTCATCCAAGGAGTGCGCAGGCCCAAGCGTCACGACACAGGCCCCTTCTGCACACTGTAGGCCCATCGGGTGTAGATTGCAAAGCTGA
- the Cimip2a gene encoding protein FAM166A isoform X2: protein MTATQKHSLFTPEPHYIPGYAGFYPQLRYQVGNTYGRTTAQLLTDPSVQKSPCSVLSPMSKPKFIEDFSKSKSPWIPCRDLTEPYIPHYTSLKPYKNFEILGQLPRQEMDTQGPPQVENISRQVSMPAGFMPYPPYPPFPPGRKGEAKDLGHPGLLLAYGEEAWKNAAPLQETPGRYQETLDVGRFQRLPQLDHPNLIQRKAISGYAGFVPRFAWVMGMNYRDGVTQAMDDFDKNQFIFRHPVCALGERLPRTHWPSTTIYRSQGLIPFYMGFIPSMQDNYALTFGNSTRKAYQKELERRSHTL, encoded by the exons ATGACAGCTACTCAGAAACACAGCCTCTTCACTCCAGAACCCCACTACATCCCTGG CTATGCTGGTTTCTATCCTCAACTGCGCTACCAGGTGGGGAACACCTATGGGCGCACTACTGCGCAGCTGCTCACAGATCCCAGCGTCCAGAAGAGCCCCTGCTCTGTTCTGTCACCTATGTCCAAGCCCAAGTTCATCGAGGACTTCAGCAAATCTAAGTCACCATGGATTCCCTGCAGGGACCTGACAGAGCCTTACATCCCCCACTATacca GTCTGAAACCCTACAAGAATTTTGAGATCCTGGGCCAGCTCCCACGCCAGGAGATGGACACCCAGGGGCCGCCACAGGTAGAGAACATATCCAGACAGGTTTCAATGCCTGCAGGCTTCATGCCTTATCCTCCCTACCCACCATTCCCtccagggagaaagggagaggctaAAGACCTGGGGCACCCAGGTCTACTGCTAGCATATGGGGAAGAGGCCTGGAAGAACGCAGCACCTCTTCAGGAGACCCCAGGGAGGTACCAG GAGACACTAGATGTGGGCAGGTTCCAGCGACTACCCCAGCTAGACCACCCCAACCTAATCCAACGCAAGGCCATCTCAG GATATGCTGGCTTTGTCCCCCGGTTTGCCTGGGTGATGGGGATGAATTACCGTGATGGAGTCACACAAGCTATGGATGACTTTGACAAGAACCAG TTCATATTCAGACACCCAGTCTGTGCTCTGGGGGAAAGGCTGCCCAGGACCCACTGGCCAAGCACCACCATCTACAGAAGCCAAGGCCTGATTCCCTTCTACATGGGCTTCATCCCAT CCATGCAGGACAACTACGCGCTGACATTCGGTAACAGCACCCGAAAGGCCTATCAGAAGGAACTGGAGAGGCGAAGCCACACACTATGA
- the Slc34a3 gene encoding sodium-dependent phosphate transport protein 2C encodes MPNSLAGGQFPNPTLDAIDLVDRNLRDAGTSSSIPGSEEGGTDPWAFPQLKNTGQLKEVSMASRLRQVVINFLKACGLLGSLYFFICSLDILSSAFQLLGSKMAGDIFKDNVVLSNPVAGLVIGVLVTVLVQSSSTSSSIVVSMVASKLLTVQVSVPIIMGVNVGTSITSTLVSMAQSGDRDEFQRAFSGSAVHGIFNWLTVLVLLPLESATAALERLSELALGAASLQPGGQAPDILKALTQPFTHLIIQLDSSVITGSTTGNTTNSSLIKQWCGVKGETSQESNEECGINPCTEVNGTASPEENRVPCQHLFVGTGLSDLAVGFILLAGSLLVLCTCLVLIVKLLNSVLQGRIAQAVRTVINADFPFPFGWLSGYLAILVGAGLTFLLQSSSVFTAAIVPLMGVGVINLERAYPLFLGSNIGTTTTALLAALASPPDTLLIAVQVALIHFFFNLAGILLWYLVPVLRLPIPLAKRFGDLTAQYRWVAIVYLLFTFLLLPLAAFGLSLAGGSVLAAVGGPLVGLVLLIILVNVLQRHRPSWLPHCLRSWAWLPLWLRSLEPWDRLVTGCCPCRACSNSNMTGKVANCYENPEVIASQQL; translated from the exons ATGCCGAATTCCCTCGCTGGTGGCCAGTTCCCCAACCCTACCCTGGATGCGATTGACCTGGTGGACCGGAATCTGAGAGATGCAG GGACCTCCAGTTCTATCCCAGGCTCCGAGGAGGGAGGCACAGACCCCTGGGCCTTCCCTCAGCTGAAGAACACTGGCCAACTGAAAG AGGTCAGCATGGCCAGCAGGCTTCGCCAAGTGGTCATCAACTTCCTTAAGGCATGTGGACTCCTGGGAAGCCTCTACTTCTTCATCTGCTCCCTGGACATCCTCAGCTCTGCCTTCCAGCTGCTAGGCA GCAAAATGGCTGGAGACATTTTCAAGGACAATGTGGTGCTGTCCAACCCTGTGGCTGGCTTGGTCATCGGTGTGCTGGTCACAGTCCTTGTCCAGAGCTCCAGCACATCTTCCTCTATCGTGGTCAGCATGGTGGCCTCTAAGT TGCTGACTGTCCAGGTATCCGTGCCTATCATCATGGGCGTCAACGTGGGCACTTCCATCACCAGCACCCTGGTTTCAATGGCGCAGTCAGGGGACCGGGATGAGTTCCAGAG GGCCTTCAGCGGCTCGGCTGTGCATGGCATCTTCAACTGGCTCACAGTGTTGGTATTGCTGCCGCTGGAGAGCGCCACAGCAGCATTAGAGAGGCTGAGTGAACTGGCCCTGGGCGCTGCTAGCCTGCAGCCAGGGGGGCAGGCCCCCGACATCCTCAAGGCACTGACGCAGCCTTTCACACACCTCATCATCCAG CTGGATAGCAGCGTGATTACCGGCAGCACTACCGGCAACACCACTAACAGCAGCCTCATTAAGCAATGGTGTGGCGTCAAAGGGGAGACG TCCCAGGAGAGCAATGAGGAATGCGGCATCAACCCCTGCACAGAGGTGAACGGTACAGCATCTCCAGAGGAGAACAGAGTGCCTT GCCAGCACCTGTTCGTGGGCACAGGGCTCTCGGATCTGGCTGTGGGCTTCATCCTGCTGGCGGGCTCTCTGCTGGTGCTCTGTACCTGTCTGGTCCTCATCGTTAAGCTGCTCAACTCTGTGCTGCAGGGCCGCATTGCACAGGCTGTGAGAACTGTCATCAATGCAG ATTTCCCCTTCCCCTTTGGCTGGCTCAGTGGCTACTTGGCCATCCTTGTTGGTGCAGGCCTAACCTTCTTGCTTCAGAGCAGTAGTGTATTCACAGCAGCCATCGTGCCTCTCATGG GGGTTGGGGTGATCAACCTGGAACGGGCCTATCCCCTATTCCTGGGCTCCAACATTGgcaccaccaccacagccctgCTGGCTGCCCTGGCCAGCCCTCCGGACACGTTGCTCATTGCAGTCCAG GTTGCTCTCATCCACTTCTTCTTCAACCTGGCTGGCATACTGCTGTGGTACCTGGTGCCTGTCCTGAGACTACCCATTCCACTGGCCAAGCGCTTTGGGGACCTGACTGCCCAGTACCGCTGGGTAGCCATTGTCTACCTGCTATTCACCTTCCTGCTGCTGCCCCTGGCAGCCTTTGGACTTTCCCTGGCAGGGGGCTCAGTGTTGGCTGCAGTGGGCGGTCCTTTGGTGGGGCTGGTGCTCCTTATCATCCTGGTTAATGTCCTGCAAAGACACCGGCCATCTTGGCTTCCTCACTGTCTTCGATCCTGGGCCTGGCTGCCTCTCTGGCTCCGTTCTCTGGAGCCCTGGGACCGCCTGGTGACTGGCTGTTGTCCCTGCAGAGCTTGCAGCAACTCCAATATGACCGGCAAAGTGGCTAACTGCTATGAGAACCCAGAGGTCATAGCTTCCCAGCAGTTGTGA
- the Cimip2a gene encoding protein FAM166A isoform X1, with protein MTATQKHSLFTPEPHYIPGYAGFYPQLRYQVGNTYGRTTAQLLTDPSVQKSPCSVLSPMSKPKFIEDFSKSKSPWIPCRDLTEPYIPHYTSLKPYKNFEILGQLPRQEMDTQGPPQVENISRQVSMPAGFMPYPPYPPFPPGRKGEAKDLGHPGLLLAYGEEAWKNAAPLQETPGRYQLYHCRRDEYLPSHPPQETLDVGRFQRLPQLDHPNLIQRKAISGYAGFVPRFAWVMGMNYRDGVTQAMDDFDKNQFIFRHPVCALGERLPRTHWPSTTIYRSQGLIPFYMGFIPSMQDNYALTFGNSTRKAYQKELERRSHTL; from the exons ATGACAGCTACTCAGAAACACAGCCTCTTCACTCCAGAACCCCACTACATCCCTGG CTATGCTGGTTTCTATCCTCAACTGCGCTACCAGGTGGGGAACACCTATGGGCGCACTACTGCGCAGCTGCTCACAGATCCCAGCGTCCAGAAGAGCCCCTGCTCTGTTCTGTCACCTATGTCCAAGCCCAAGTTCATCGAGGACTTCAGCAAATCTAAGTCACCATGGATTCCCTGCAGGGACCTGACAGAGCCTTACATCCCCCACTATacca GTCTGAAACCCTACAAGAATTTTGAGATCCTGGGCCAGCTCCCACGCCAGGAGATGGACACCCAGGGGCCGCCACAGGTAGAGAACATATCCAGACAGGTTTCAATGCCTGCAGGCTTCATGCCTTATCCTCCCTACCCACCATTCCCtccagggagaaagggagaggctaAAGACCTGGGGCACCCAGGTCTACTGCTAGCATATGGGGAAGAGGCCTGGAAGAACGCAGCACCTCTTCAGGAGACCCCAGGGAGGTACCAG CTTTACCACTGCAGGAGGGATGAGTACCTGCCTTCACATCCCCCGCAGGAGACACTAGATGTGGGCAGGTTCCAGCGACTACCCCAGCTAGACCACCCCAACCTAATCCAACGCAAGGCCATCTCAG GATATGCTGGCTTTGTCCCCCGGTTTGCCTGGGTGATGGGGATGAATTACCGTGATGGAGTCACACAAGCTATGGATGACTTTGACAAGAACCAG TTCATATTCAGACACCCAGTCTGTGCTCTGGGGGAAAGGCTGCCCAGGACCCACTGGCCAAGCACCACCATCTACAGAAGCCAAGGCCTGATTCCCTTCTACATGGGCTTCATCCCAT CCATGCAGGACAACTACGCGCTGACATTCGGTAACAGCACCCGAAAGGCCTATCAGAAGGAACTGGAGAGGCGAAGCCACACACTATGA
- the Cysrt1 gene encoding cysteine-rich tail protein 1 — MDPHEMVVKNPYAHISIPRAHLRSDLGQQSEEGPSSSSSSESQPLPSGTCAPEPAGLLQTTEAPGPKGIKGTKGTAPEQNQQTWQSPCNPYSSGQRPSGLTYAGLPPVGRGDDIAHHCCCFPCCSCCHCPRFCRCHSCCCVVS; from the coding sequence ATGGACCCCCATGAGATGGTTGTGAAGAATCCATACGCTCACATCAGCATCCCTCGGGCTCACCTGCGGTCTGACCTGGGGCAGCAGTCAGAGGAGGGtccctcttcatcttcctcctcggAGAGTCAGCCTCTGCCTTCAGGAACCTGCGCCCCAGAGCCAGCAGGCCTCTTGCAGACTACTGAAGCCCCAGGGCCCAAGGGTATCAAGGGCACCAAAGGCACTGCTCCTGAGCAGAACCAACAGACCTGGCAGTCACCCTGCAATCCCTACAGCAGTGGGCAGCGTCCATCAGGACTGACTTATGCTGGCCTGCCGCCTGTGGGCCGTGGCGACGACATTGCCCACCACTGCTGCTGCTTCCcttgctgctcctgctgccactGTCCACGATTCTGCCGCTGTCACAGCTGTTGCTGTGTTGTCTCCTAG